A window of Aliarcobacter trophiarum LMG 25534 contains these coding sequences:
- a CDS encoding Fur family transcriptional regulator, with translation MINSSYEEIIEELKKIVKQKGLKYTEQREIVLSILLHANGHLTAEEVYNQIKKDYPSSNVGIATVYRALSFLEEVELIASLNFGVDGKKYESNIKSHHDHLICTSCAKIVEFVDEEIEKRQEKIGKANKFKITDHSMQLYGLCESCQ, from the coding sequence ATGATAAATAGTAGTTATGAAGAGATTATAGAAGAGTTAAAGAAAATTGTTAAGCAAAAAGGTCTTAAATATACAGAGCAAAGAGAGATTGTTTTAAGTATATTACTTCATGCAAATGGTCACTTAACAGCAGAAGAGGTTTATAATCAAATAAAAAAAGATTACCCTAGCTCAAACGTTGGAATTGCAACAGTATATAGAGCTTTGAGCTTTTTAGAAGAGGTTGAACTTATAGCATCACTTAATTTTGGTGTAGATGGGAAAAAGTATGAGAGCAATATAAAATCACATCATGATCACTTAATCTGTACCTCATGTGCAAAAATAGTTGAATTTGTTGACGAAGAGATAGAAAAAAGACAAGAGAAAATAGGAAAAGCTAATAAGTTTAAAATTACAGACCATTCAATGCAATTATACGGTCTTTGTGAAAGTTGCCAATAA